The sequence ccgtcgccgccaccaccactagttcgcCGTCGCTGCCACcttcgccgccaccaccaccactagtccgccgtCGCCGCCACCttcgtcgccgccgccaccattggttcagatatttttgtatcaacaaaagTAGTTGatgcaaataaaaatagaaccaacagtagaagttgatccaatttaggggatcaacaacggtagttgatccaaaaaaaaaggatcaacagtagaagttgatcaatgtaaatggagtgaacttggcgtgagtcgaacatgcATCATCTGAAATGGAGTcattcatgctaccattgcaccacaagttcaacattggaagaaatttacatgatttaaactacaggcatgattatacttatccaagaaaatattgtcaacaataggagttgaaaggatcaacaacagtagttgatcccataaaaaattgggtcaacaacaagagttgatcccatagatggaccaacaacagtagttgatcccataaaaaattgggtcaacaacaagagttgatcccataaataggatcaacaaccgtagttgatccataaaaaccgAAGTCTATCCATTTACTTATCACTCCAACACACATCTCCGGTGTTCATCACCGTCAACACTCTTATCTGCAGCTCAGCCATTTCCTTGCTGCTCAAACAATAGCAGCATACACAACATCACAACCACCATCATCTCTGTAACCGACTTCATCACCACCAACATCTACAATCAAATCCATCTGAATCTTCAAACAGAAAAACCACTTCAAATCCATAATcatctgaaaccctagcttcCACAAACAAAATCAATTCCTTCTGAATCTCGAAATGAACCAAAACCCATCTTTCAATTTCATAAACCTCTTCCTAAATCAAATCTCCATCTCGTCAGATCTGATTTTGAAAATTAATCTTCAAAATTCCGAACCAGTTAGCAGCGACGAAGGTGGTGATAGTTGCAGAGCTGGTGACAATGaaaatggtggtggtgggagtggtttagtttgatttgattttcaatcacagaactctctctctctcaaatcTCAAATCTCAAATCTAATGAAACGAAGAAGGGAAGAAGGGAAAGGTTAAATAAGAGATATTGCAAAATATAtttgtaggaattacctataggtactaatATAGTGGTaatagttagtggcaggtccacccactaaagcccagtaaccggaggtccataattaaaagaaaacataaaaatggatccaattttttaagcccagatCCTGTACACGTGCGGAACTAATACGACGTATTTTAAAAATTTCCAAAGCACCCTCCAGTATATAAAAGCACAAGAACCATATCTCTTTCAATTCTATTCGTTATCTCAATTTGTGTTTCAGAGAAGAGCTCCGGAAATGAAATCTTTTGAGATTCTCGCTCGATTCGTGAATTCAAACTCACATCTTGTAATTGGTAGGTCAATTTTCTTATTGCTACTCCTAAAGTTAGTCAATTTCATATttgattgttttttgtttttcatttttgaatttctttTAAATCTAAATCATCTTGATCGTTCTGCTACTCATTAATCATTCGAATCATCTTCATCTATCATAGTTGGTGATCTCCATATATATGGTCCTTTTTGATGTTTGGTTAAATTTTCGATCTCCATACTTGGTTAGTTCATTTTTgtgaaaatagttcagatctagaTGGATAATCACGTTTTTTGTTTATTTCGTTATGAGATTTGACTATACTAGTTTCTTTTTATTAGTTCTAGATTATTTTTTTCAGTTGGTTCTGTAAgaaccatcagtacgtatatgttgTACTGACAAAATACCTAGCTTTTTTTCTTCTTAGTATCATGTAAAATTCTTTCGATTTTGTTATATATGTATATTCATCACTAGGTTTTTGAACTCAAGAGATTGAGATTTAGTTTTTGAGTTCGGTGATTTTATTGTTGATTTGTATTTCAAGAATTAGGTTTTTAATTAGAAGAAGGATAGATGGTGGAaaagggggaagaagaagaagaacaagagtatAAGAAGAAGATTCAAAGAATTGACGGTTTgtattttgtgtttttcttttatttatgtttCTTTTTGATCCACTTCCTTATAAACTCACTCATAGTTACTTAGTTTGTATGTTTTTTGAGATTGTTTGATCCGCCAGTACATATATGGTATACTAAAAATaaatgttttgattttttttattcatagATTCATCACTTATTTCTatgatccagcagtacatatatggcgtactggaAAAAATAAGTGTTTTCATTTAGTTATATCTATAGATTCATCATTTACTTTGACATGCAGTTTAATTTTAGGTTGTGAATCAACACTACATATGTGGAATATCGAAATaacatgattttttttgtatttataatattttcatgcttGATTAGATGCTTTAtgttgaaatttttactagatctAATTATTTTAGcttcattttgttggtttgtgtttgtttttagtttactACACTACATGAgctatcagtacgtatatgatgtactgtTTTAATTAAGGGTAGGTATATTtaagatatattgagaatatatTCGATGTACTGAGAATATATTGAGTATATATTTGGTATATTCGATCTACTGAGAATATATTGAGTACATATTTGGTATACTGAAAAATCAGATGCTAGTAATCTCCACACTACTATCCAACGCAGTATGTTCGAACTAGAATAAAACATGCAGTACATAGCGGTTGTACTGGATTTTTTGAGCAGTGCATAACAATTATATTGGATTTTATTATTGGAGTAATTTTTTTTACTGCATACCCTTCTTCCCACTACTACCCGACGTAGTATGTTCGAGACTAGAATAGAACATACAGTACATAGCAGTTGTACTTGATTTTTGAGCAGTGCATAACAATTATACTGCAGTTTTTGaggttgaagatgtttctgatattgcattttttctttctttacagGCATGGAGAGATAGTCCTTGTAGTTCCCGCCTAGATGCCATCTACATGGATCTGAAAGTTCAGCAACAACAAATCAATGTGTACTAAAGTTGTATTCGGAAAGCCTTCATACACAGGTTCGCCTAGAATTACAATATTTTAGAAATTTGATTAGCAAGGGTAGTAATTTTGTGAAAGAGTAATGTTATGGAGTACTAGGTTTAACCTTGTGCACATGTTAATGCCAATATTGCCACAATCCTAAATCTCGTTTAGCTTATATTCGATGGTCACAGTGTATATATATGAGTGAAGCCAATATGTATTGACGATTGTGGAAGGAAGAATAACCATATTAGCATAATGCATAGGTTTTTGATGGAATTAGGTGTGTTTTTGAATGCAATATCTGTTAGGATGCTTAAAATCCACTGAAAATATGAGTGTAGTCAATATGTACTGATGACAGTGAAGAATAACCTTCTTAACATTATGGAtaggtttttttttcatttctttcattagctgaaatattttgttttctcttcAATAATGCTCTGGTATTAGTTGTTGTCCAGGGAACATCACCAATGATGCTAAAAAAGTtaagctagggttttggaagagCACTGGGTATTACTACAGGTTCacattgtgaaaattatggagaacgGTCTTAATACGTGGAGTCAAAAGTGAATGAAAGTATTTTCTGTCAGTTTTTTTTCTTCGGTGTAGCCATTATGCATAATTTTCTCAGTATATATCATATGTACTCTTCTTTTTTTACTGTGTATTTGAGAGTTTTCTTAGTATATATCAGATGTACCCATTTTTTGTACATATGTacccattttttgtatatatcaTATATCAGATGtattcatttcttgaatatcTATTTAATCTGTATTTAGGAAAAAACACTTGATAGCTTTTGctcaagtatataaattgttaGTTGATATCGATCTATTTTAGTTTTTAGTACAACCAATGTATGACATTTCTTAATGTCAAATTTGCACTTTTAAGTACAATTAACATATGTAATTTCAGTACAACATATACGTACTATAGGATTATACTGTAAAAATCGACatagtttttgtttttgtaagCCATAACATAATGGAATCAAAATCTATAGAATCGTTGAATAAAATTACTATTATTCATTGTATTACTTATGTTCTTCTACACGGTTAAACATAAGAGTAAATAAAATTAGCTTACCCCAACATTGCAGGTACATTAGCAACCAAAATTTACATCACGGGTCCAAGATTATAACAAAAaagaagaatagaaaacaaacaaagaggaaaaaaaattaaacatagAACTAAATCTTCCACTCCAGTGCTACCAATACCAAGACCACCACCGCCAATACTGAACTATGTTTCCCGGAACCACTACCTGCTGGATCATATTGTAAAAGTCAGTTTCATGTCAAAATGAGTATGTAACGAAGTTGGACAAGATCTAAATAACTTTCTACTGGATGTCATGACAACCTTACATGCAAAATTAACTAGTTTTCTTTCAGTATAACATTTATGTACTGCAAATTCATAAAACACACAAAATCATATATGTAAGTATAAATATAGTTCTTTTTATAAGTATGGGTGTTATGTACTGGAAATTTATAGTGCTTCACACACCTACAATTATATACAAAAGCTTATTGTGATGTTCAAACATTGTTTTTTATCAGTATGAGAGATATGTACTAACTCATATTGTCTAACAGGTATATATACAATCATAAATGAAAGCATAAACAAAGTTGTTTAATGAGCACGAGAATTATGTACTGCAAATTTACAGTGGATGATACACACCTACAATCATATATTAAAGCATAATAGTTGTTATTTAATTAGTATGGAAGttatttaattttaataaatAGTGTCTAAAACATACACAATCACATATGTAAGCATAAACATAGTTTTTTATATCAGTATGtgagatatgtactcaaatccaTATTGTCTAACAAATATACAATCATAAATGAGAGTATGTTAATGCCTATTTCATTAGTATGGGAGATATGTACTGATGAGTCATTGTCTCATAAACCAAAAATATCAAGCATCAATGATTTTTTCCAATATAAATTTTTTTACACCAGTATAGCAAATATGTACTGGTAAATCATGGTCTgtggaaacaaaaataacaagcTGCATGTTACTTATTCATGATTTTTTCTAGCATTTTTCCCCCACCAGTATAAGAGTTATGTACCGGTGGATCATTGTCTTATAAACCCAAAATAACAAGATGCATGTAACTTTCATGATTTTCACCAGTATGTGAAATATGTACTGGTGGATCATTGTCTCTTAAACACAaattacaaagaaaattgaaATAGAACACATCTAGTACCTTTCTTATTTGAAGCCGATActcctttgttgttgttttttgttcACGGATTtggtttttcgtcttgatgattcTTCAAAATCACCTTCTTCCGATCTATGAGCAGTGATATCATCCCCGTATTGCTTCTTGAtctcattttctctattttttttcacCTAGATGGAATCTAGGTATTTTTCTGAAACTTTTCTGACCTAGATAAGAAATTAGGTATCATAAATGATATACGAGTGATTATCGATGATTTTTTAGTTGTTTGTTTTCTATGATTCAATTAAAAACATTCAATTGAACGTTTCAATGGATTTCATCAAATGTTTTCTGATATTGGTTCTGTGAAGAGGAGAAATAGGATATCGGGAGAAGGCGGCTGCTTCACACGTTTTGTTAGAAGGGGGGGTGTCTTTTTCATGTTTCAAAGCATATTGGACCTCCTAATAACaataaaatccggttggaccctactataaataaccttatggacttaggaccaaacaagaaattttccattatatttctattaataatttcaattatgccatcaGGGATATTTATAAaggaaccattttttggggaccactcaaaaatggtgggggactactttgtgataaGAATGTCTACCCtatattataaggggtgtcctaaagtatggaaatgactaacctaccctatatataatcacctcctcccaacaccaccaccacctatatatataaccacctctacccatcaccaccgccgctcaccaccaccaaccaccacctaccaccaccgaccaccaccaccaccgaccacctcaaatcaccaccaccgccacctctatatatagcttaatttaaatcattaacaaaacaaaatcaaaattataacaaacccattacttttcatTCGTTTTCCTTTGAAAAAATGAGATgttatcatcaaaatgagttgaaaatggaagctgcagataaaagttcggctaggaattatctgaaaaactttgtcgaactagccgaactcaactttaatggaggttttttctttcagagaaaagttcggttacgtcgcaaaatttttttccttacgtcgcaatttttttctcctaaccgaacttttctctgaaaacctatatattgagttcggttacatcgcaaattttttcattttattttcccagacgaacttttagttcggttacgtcgcaatttttttctcctaaccgaacttttctctgaaagaaaaaactccattaaagctgagttcggctacctgtgtttttagaaacattaaccgaactacacttgcagaatgagttcggctacctgttcttcaaatgttgtaaccgaactttgttaacgaaaccgaaatcaatttgtaaattgttcatttttaggaatattttggccaattcaagcaccattaactaaatttgaagtatccgtgagtacccaaaacatcatactcttgttgtgcctcttaaagaaaaagatctaaatttttttcttccaaaaccctcatcttcattatcatcttcatcttctccctcTCTAcaattctttttttgaaaaaaatcaaattattaatttaatctcactaatcattacactaatttaATTATCAAGGGTAAATTTGGTATTAGAAGAAaagttagataaggggtgactcattattacttctaatatccacccaaaaaaAATGGAGAGTAGTCTCctaccatttttgagtagtccccaaaaaaccgttcttaTAAAGAGGcttagggatatttgtgaaggcccATCAGAAGGAGGGACAATAGTTCAATTTCCACAATTTTGTGTGGCGATCAGTATTAATCCCACACGAATCTTGCAGTTGTAGCTGAAGAGGAGCACTAGGCTCAGTACAACAGATTGCTATCTAAGTCGATCTCATCTGGTCTTAACAAAGCGTGAGACTTCAAATGACAAAGTCGCCTTAATATGACTGTGACATTACCACTAGAAAGCATGATATCCAACCAAACAACAAATTCTCACCAAACGCTCAGAACTTTAGCAATGAAAGAGACACCTAAAGAGAAACTGGATATGCAATTTGAGACATCTAAGAAGAAACTGGATTCTGGATATGAAGTTTTCAACCATGTACAAGGGTTATTACACAAAAAGGTTACATTTTTCATTACTTCCAATTGAAAGATTCATAATACAAGCTCGAAAAAAATTTAGAAATCAAACTACAGTGAATAGAAAGGAAAAAGCAAATGACAAATTCTAACTCGAGGTTATACAAgtaccttctttttcttttcaagaataGGAGGGTCGACGTCAATCCCCATATTAGCAGCAGTTCCTGCTATAATTCTCATTGCTGAGTCAATAGTTGTACAGTTCAAATCTGGTAGTTTTTCAGTTGCAATTGCACGTAGTTGGTCGACCGTGACTTTCCCAACTTTTTCTAATTGTGGATCTTTTGATCCTTTCTCCACTCCTAACAAACACCCAAGAACAATAGAAGTCAAGATCCACCAAGTGTTATTCAAATTAGTCAAGAAGTGAAGATATGATCTTCCAAATTGTATAACAAAAGACAACTAGATCAGCAGTGCAGGTAGTGGAACTCCTAAAgcattagcaaaaaaaaaaaatccttaagtATAGCAAGGGAATACATCAAGGTAGCTTGAAAAAGAGAAGAAACTGACCGAGCAGGGCAGGTGCTACCGAACCCATACACAGAGTTGATAAATACTCATAGCTAAAACATCTAATTTTACAAATGAAGAGTATAAATATTTCTATGTAAAGAGCCAGATAAGTTTCATATCTTGATCATTAGCCAATATGTTGATATGCAGTCGGTTTTCTATAGTACAACCATGAATCTATGTGATAAGGCCTCCCTTTAATCTTTATGTATCATAGCCAGGCCATACAAGTCTTGATGATCCTGGGGGAAAAGATCATATACTGACGCCCAAGAATCCGTGGAGACCGTTGGATGTGCTGGCCAAATTAACTTGTGACTAACCCATCTTTGTCCACTAGGGTTGGGTTGCTTTGAATGTCATGATCTAGAATCCTAGCCCACTTAGGTCAGCGTTCTGTACCTAGGTTGAGTTCTAAACCTTGGGTTGATTCATAGATGAATCAGAGCACAAAAGAGCCCTAACCACCATACTCTCAAGCCCAATACGGAATGAATATGGAAAAGTGAATCAATGATGAACTTAGTAAGCAAGAACAGAAGTAAACTGGACTAAGATGAAATAGAATGTGACATGTTCCTTATTGGAAGGGTAACAAACAGTCATCCGTAGACTGACCCGATAGGATACCAAACCCAACAATATGGTATACTAGTATAAGAAGGAAACTACAGCCAGATGTAGGTGTTTGACAAAATTTAATCGAAAACCACTTCCACCATTATCATTACTATAACCCCGGCACAATGTGGCATCATCATCGTCAAGTTCAACACCATTACCATGGCCACGAAACCACTATTTATTTGATTTATGTTTACCTAACAAACtcattaagttttttattttatattgtaAGTAACTTACAGCACTAAACTACTATATTTTTTGGTGTAACAATGGACGAGCTCTCAGTTTTGGTTCCCGAAAGGATAACAGGAATAAAACGAAGATCACAAACTGCAGCTGCAGACCACTTGTCAACCTTAAATCACCAAGAAAAGTACAATTTCAATTGGCATTTTATGTCATGTCGCCTAACAAACCCTCGAAAACATTTGTTTTAAAATGGAACTAACTTTCAGAACTTAAATCCTAGATTTTTTGGAGTAAAAGTGGATGAGTTCTCAGATTTGGTTCCTGGAAGGATATCAGTAACAAAATAAGGATTACAGCTAAACACCACTTGCGAACCTTAAATCACCACGCAAAAGTACAATTGGCCTTTTATTATGGTGcccaaaaactcttaaaatttttattggaaactggAAATAACTTTCAGCACTTAATTACTAGAGTTTTGGGGGTATTTGTAGACGAGCATTTACATTTGGCTTTCGAAAGGTATCATATAACAGATAAAAGAGCACAGACTACAGCTAAAGACAACCTGCGAACCTTATATCACCAAGGATAAGAACAATTTTGATGGGCCAATCATGAAAGTAGAAGATCCATCGACAATGACTACTGATTTCAAATATTTTAGGCCAAGAAAATTCACGTTTATCAGTTCAGTTCTTAGATTTAAGTTTCAGATTCTGGCTTCCTCAAGAGTAGAATATGAAGGGTTTATATATCCTCTAGGCCAGAAAAGATAAATGCATTGCTACCGAAAACATTAACCAAAGCAATAAATTTTCTTTAAACACAGGTAATGTGTATACTAACAGCAAGGAAAATGAAATATATCAAACAAATTAGTAATGATAGACAAAAAGGGAATACCTGCAGCCTTTAGTAACAGAACAGAAGCAGGCGGAGTCTTGAGGATAAAGGTAAAACTTTTGTCCTgtcaataaaagataaaatgcATCTTAATTTTCAGGTTTAGGTATCAGAATTCACTTTTGAACTACAACTCACACATCAATTCATTCAATGACTACCAacacaaattcaaaataaaaagaatcacTTTAACCCCAATTTAGTAAGTTCTGAACTTATAAATGAACTTACATCAAAAACCGTAATCTCAACAGGAATAACATAGCCAGCTTTGTCTGCTGTCCTTGCGTTGTAATCCTTACAGAAGGCCATAATGTTGACACCCTTGGAACCGAGGGCTGGCCCGACAGGTGGTGCAGGTGTAGCCTTTCCAGCTTCTAGAGCGAGCTTAATCACTCCAATTACTGCATAATTAgggcaaaaatcagaaattgagaCCTCATAAAACAACTAGTAGTTTAAAGAAATTGTAACCTCGTGTGCATATTCAAACTCAAGCAATGTTCATAACTTAGAAGGAAACTATATAAACGATGAATACCTTTCTTTGCTTTTCCTTTAGGAGGTGCCATGGATTTTATAGTGAGGGACCTTGGAGCAGCCGAAAGAGATGATTGTTTTTTGTTAAGAAATTGACGAGAGAAATTGGCATTTGAAGATAAATTAGTACACGAAaatgagaagagagaagaagagagtTTGACATTGTTTGAAGATGGAGATTGAGATAGAGAGAGATGACAAGAGAGGGAAGCCATTGGAGAGGTAGACACAAAACACCAGAGAATAGAGGAAAGAAACAGAGATAAGGGATAAAGTTCTTCGCAACAATTTCTTACTCATTTGATCCTTAACATCATGCCCGTTAAATGTATCTAGTCTGTCTCATGGCACATCGAAATAGCTCTTTCGCAGTTCTACATGGATGACACGTGGgtagatttattttgttttatttttattattttaatatctacTAAATTTGGCAGAGTTTTTATAGAGTTCTTAGTTGGCAACCGGGATAAATTTAGCAGAATTATACACcgaaataaatttattttaatatCTATAATTTTCTTAAAATTATTTTACAGAGTTTTTAGTTGTCAACCGAGCGACCAGTTAGGCACCAACCCCCTTTTGAATAGTAACACTCAATCTATGAAAATAAAACTTCCTAAACCACTACCAGCATCATGACTAACTAAACAGTTCTTCAAATGCTTGAAAAAACATATAGTAGTATCTTCACTGAGCTCTCCTAAGGTAGTGAAAGCTAAAACGccaaaccataaccatgcgaAACACATTCATTCAAATATTTAGTACGTTTACGCGAAATTGCTTTAGATATAACTTGGCCTGGGATGAAAGAACGAACTCCATCACCAGTGAAGggtgagacacctgtgacatccatacacacatcttggTCGTTTTCCCAATTGAGAGAAATTACATCCAACATATCTTAGAGAAATTGAAATCTAAAGCAATTTGGTGGAATACTATTCCACCCTTTCGaaagtttctttttctttcctagttactttatttttctattttggaacATAATAACATTTCCAAGATTTAACCCGTAGATAGATAATAATTAGTGGAAATTGGACAAATATTCTTATTTTTCATGTGCTTTCACAACTACTCACAAGAAACTTCACAAATGCCCCTAAGGGTGCATTTGAAAATTTCACTCACATCATAATTTTCGTAATCCCACTTCTAACTTTTGTATCCTATAtacattttcttcttcatttataTTAAAACATATATCAATCGCTcccaccacctccaccatctcTATTGCCGCCgccaaaaccagcaccaccacctccatcacgCGTGAAACTACTATCAAACGGGTCAAAGATTGATttttatttatctatttcaacTGATAAGGTTAAAGATTGATTTTCGAAACCAGATCCAGAGATCGATTTTGTTGTTTTGGTTTCTGAATCAATAATTTCGAGTTGAAGATTCAGCTTAGTGATTACGTTTTTAAATTTCATATCTGGAAAACTAATGATATGGTTGGAAAATCGATTTTGAAGATATATAGATGCAATTTTAATACTAGTGGACATGAAGACTAAATCGAAAGGTAAACAATCGATTAAGTATCTaaacttttttatatttttaatcggTTACATGTTCTCTTTCTGGCCTAGACGTATGGCCTTAATATTATTGTGATGAActtcatagctatgagtagctaaaaacatattatattggttaaggaataagttgaaaTTTTAaacatgatatttatgcaatgaattagttttgtcgcCATGCTTTGTCGTTTATGGTTCActattaatattgtcatatgatttaaatgcttgtttagtcgatcgagtttgttttatctttattgcTATATTGGGGTTTCCAATATGCAAACATTGAATAATTCTAATCACAAGTAGCATAGTTTTGAGTATTGCTTGCAGTGATATATCATAATAGTCACAAGTGTATCATaaactttgttaaatcggattaatGCTTTTACACGTTCATTTGCGTTGATTaacctgatttcataaaacttaatgaatctagggaattaaacttgattagtccATTTTTTGCATCAGGTTATTTTCTAGataaaattcatacttgtatcgTTTTATGTAAGTATGATGAAATCAGGTAATTAGCGGGATATTTTTGCGATCAAAATATCCTTGGGATTTTGACAGAGTTAAGATTGAACTATCAATTATAgttattgtttcaaatacatgttTTTGAATGACaacaaatccttgaccaatatctttatcTTATTGATTACTGCCAACTATTTATTTTGCTTTCAAAATAGTTTTTATTACTCCTAAATTGTGGAAAATTCccctttggttacttaagaaatTGAAATCGAATAACAACAATAACCTCTCATGGAACGAATTCCTTCTTACTTTATACTTCATTATGTCGTGAATCTAGCAGTAAGTCAGGTGTTACTGGATGAAAATCTTGCTAATGAGTTATAACATTGAATGCAACAACATCTTGTAAATTAGTAACACGATGCACTTAATTACATATGTTAACAACAATGTAACTAAcaaccagaagaagaaaaaaacactaACATAAACTTTTGTTGCCTCTTGTAAGACTAGTATCTAGCACAACCACCTAGCAAACTCTTCCACCGATCACAAGCGACTCCTCTCTAGTTTTAATGATCCCAATTATcatcgatattgttcccactttcCCAATGCGGTTATCCAACAGTGTGCGATTTTCATTAGCACTATTGCGGTTATCCGGCAACACCTTCAGGGGAGGTCACTCTCGTGACTACACCTggaccgagcacgcttaactgagaagtttttctcATAACTCAGTAAAGTGTACCCATCAGGCCTCGATATTTTCAAAGATCAAACTATTATTTATATTCTATTCAATGAACCCTCCCTTCCAAATGAAGATATTATAATACCatcaccttaaattggagtcgccCTCTGCTTCGAAACATACAAGCTTGAATCTCCACTGTTCACTAGATGCCACTCATGAGACCAGTACCTGGCCCAACCCGTATGACGTACCCTCTCACTCTCGACAGGTACCCATCGTCGGatttgataccatttgtaatgaacATAACCTCCATCGATATAGTCT comes from Papaver somniferum cultivar HN1 chromosome 7, ASM357369v1, whole genome shotgun sequence and encodes:
- the LOC113297642 gene encoding 50S ribosomal protein L11, chloroplastic-like, encoding MASLSCHLSLSQSPSSNNVKLSSSLFSFSCTNLSSNANFSRQFLNKKQSSLSAAPRSLTIKSMAPPKGKAKKVIGVIKLALEAGKATPAPPVGPALGSKGVNIMAFCKDYNARTADKAGYVIPVEITVFDDKSFTFILKTPPASVLLLKAAGVEKGSKDPQLEKVGKVTVDQLRAIATEKLPDLNCTTIDSAMRIIAGTAANMGIDVDPPILEKKKKVLV